TGGAATTTCGCATTCTaaaacattcttttttttatatatgcgatagatttttggttttgttagtaACGCCTAACTATTCTTTAATTGTACAGTAAGTTTTGTGAACATATTTTATGATATAGTAGGATATACGGTTcatgaaatgaaaaacaatACATTTTGTATCTCGATTAGAAAACACTAACACAGCTTAATACTGGACAAAACAAGTTGGCATGTACAGAAAATTGGTAACCTCCAGCTGGTGGCAACAGTGAGCTAAACTGGCACCAAACTACTGCTAATATAGTTTCTTTGAAACATGAAATTTCCTCTCTGTTTGGAGGAGCAATTGAATTACCAAGAGCACTTTTCCATGAGTTTGACAAACTCACTGAAATCAATCACTCCATCTCTGTTCTCATCAAATGCTCCTATCATCCTTTCACATTCTTTCCCCGAGAATCCCTCAAACCCCAACTTGCAAAGCACTTTCTCCAACTCATTCCCATCAATAAACCCATCAGTGTTTTCATCAAACACATCAAATGCTTCTTTCGCTTCCTCCAACCCCAGCTCCTTCTCATCAAGCAAATCTGCTATGTCATCTGAGCCCAGTTTCTCTCGAATCTCATCGCTACTAGGGTCATACAAAATTCCTAATTTTTCCATCACCACTTCTACTTCTCCTCTCAACAGCAGGGTCCTTTCATTTACCTGATCTGGGCAAGGTTCCAAGTGGGCCATAACAACAGCAGCGGTGTTCTGGCCCTTCCATGTGCTGAAGAGGGAGTGGCGGACCCATGTAGAGAATGTGATGATGCAACTTATGAATGTACAAAATGAGATGATCATCGTACCCATAAGTGCAGTAGAGCTTGTCAATCTATTATCCAAGAAAATTATGCCAATGACAGCTATCAATAAGGCACTAGTCTTTTCCATTCGGATTCTGGCCGGACTCATATATATGgggtaagtgtgtgtgtgtgagagagagagagggcggggTTCAAAATTTTGAGTATAATTTTAGGAGACAATAAGCACAtgcaagtatatatatacagataAGGGCGTTTGTGTTGGTGCGTTTGAGCGTGTTTTTGGTGGGAAGACAAAGCACAAGTTAAAGGAAAATGCAGTGCAATGGTGACTTTATTTCAGATTAATTTGACGTGATATACGTTTCAAAAGACCCCAGGGTCGTTCAAGGAACTTCCTGGCATAAAGAATGAGAGTACAGTCTCAATGGTCAGGGTGTATTTCaccaattaaaataaatatttcttaaataagtatttattttttgaattagaggtgatatattgtgaaaaaatgacaTATCTCGTAAtgtgaaaaataattacttcaaaaataagaaccttagggGCCAAGTCTAATTGATTGGTAGATTCACTTCCCACACAATTGATCAGGTTCAATTCTTGAGGTTAGGCTGCAAGAAAGTAATCTCTTGTTCATTCTCTAGTTCCGGCATGGATTGTGCTTGTCTTTGATCGGACCGGTGAGTGGATTAGTGTTGTAGATCCTTTAGGTCTCGGGCTAGAAATTTGATATCTTCATTCCTTATTTATATTTATCTTTGTAACATATtcagagattaatgaaattttttgtcaaaaaaaaaaaaatttttgccCCGAACAACCCCTCAACggcgaaaaaaagaaaaagtgaatcCACTTGGGGTCTTTGGGAAAGATGTGAAAACACGTTTAAAGTTCTTCtgggttggaacttggaagtttCCTTGCCGGCCATACTTTCCGATTTCTTCACAGTAATCCATGTCATTGGGACACAAAACgcttttatcttttgttttaaGTATCTCTCTTGACTTGATGTTGAAGTTTCGTCGAACCATTCTTTTCCGGTCTGTTTAAAACACGGCGTTGTTCCCAACTTTCCCGAGCCATGTTATTTGCAAAGAAGATTTGTTGGGAACCATGCAAGGAAAAACGCTTTTAGGCCCATTCCGAGTTCCATTTCGTtctatgaatccaaaagtaatacttatcgatatccgttggagttgattttttactatgCCTCAtacaataatattcaaaaatttataaatacttttttagatttttgtaagACCCGAAATGGACCCAAACGCGTTTTTCCTTGCATAGATCTCTGCAAATCTTTTTTGTGATTAGAATTTCCATTGTTCCTCTTGGGATAGCAAAGTTCTCGGATCCCTACTTAACAAAAGATGAAGGTTTCGGTGAGAGATTATTTTGTGTTGGGAACAACGTCGAATACGGCCACAGAACAGTTTCATTAGAACATAAACTGGAAATCACATAGGAGTATGTACAACGAAATAGAAACGAACTAATAAGCAAATCGATTCTTATTACACAGTTTCCTTAAAACCGTTCCACTACCTCACCGAGAGTGTTGGAGCTTGACCAATATCTGTCTCCTAAGATAAAACGGCTAGACTATGGCTAGATCAGCATTAGTGAACTAAATCAGCGTCTGTCTGTCTCTTACACAAGAAAAATACTCTGAAATTTTTGTAGGACTTCTGAAAAAACTTCTGAGACCTTCTAAACGCGAGCGGATGGGATTCCTTCTGGTCTACATCATTCCAGGCAAGAAGAGATCAAAGGGATAGGTTAGAAGGTATACCTTCAGAAATTGAAATGCACATCATGGGGGTGTAACCAACAGTCACACAGTTCACTGCTACAATGTCCAAGTAAAGAGGGACCCTTCGATTGCATTCATTAACCTGCGAAAATTTCTAATATTGTGCTCGAGGAGTAATGCTTATCCTTTTCACAAAAGTGTGTGGGCTTATGTGAGAGGAAGAAGC
This DNA window, taken from Rhododendron vialii isolate Sample 1 chromosome 8a, ASM3025357v1, encodes the following:
- the LOC131336285 gene encoding probable calcium-binding protein CML45, giving the protein MSPARIRMEKTSALLIAVIGIIFLDNRLTSSTALMGTMIISFCTFISCIITFSTWVRHSLFSTWKGQNTAAVVMAHLEPCPDQVNERTLLLRGEVEVVMEKLGILYDPSSDEIREKLGSDDIADLLDEKELGLEEAKEAFDVFDENTDGFIDGNELEKVLCKLGFEGFSGKECERMIGAFDENRDGVIDFSEFVKLMEKCSW